The following coding sequences lie in one Mustelus asterias chromosome 8, sMusAst1.hap1.1, whole genome shotgun sequence genomic window:
- the LOC144497037 gene encoding uncharacterized protein LOC144497037 isoform X1, producing MDEKLFKCAVRDTVVNLSTLKNHHVDIGEKPFRCDVCDKCFSRSGNLRDHQRIHTGEKPFICNECHKSFSRSSYLLSHQRIHTGEKPYMCKVCDKSFSQLSYLLGHQRIHTGEKPFICNVCDKSFSRSSVLCIHQRIHTGEKPLKCEICDKAFAHLSTFVNHQRIHTGEKPFTCDICDLSFSRLSHLRVHQRSHTGKKPFTCEMCDKSFSQVTKLRMHQRIHTGEKPFTCEVCDKSFPQLPSLRIHQTIHTGEKPFKCEVCDKAFAISTRLLKHQMIHMEETIQV from the coding sequence ATGGATGAGAAACTATTCAAGTGTGCAGTCCGTGACACAGTTGTTAATTTATCAACGCTCAAAAATCACCACGTGGACATAGGAGAGAAGCCGTTCAGGTGTGATGTGTGTGACAAATGTTTCTCACGGTCAGGTAACCTCCGTGATCACCAACGCatccacacaggggagaaaccattcatttgCAATGAGTGCCACAAATCATTCTCACGGTCATCGTATCTCCTttcacaccagcgcattcacacaggggagaaaccatacatGTGTAAGGTGTGTGATAAATCATTTTCACAGCTCTCGTACCTCCTTggccaccaacgcattcacactggggagaaaccattcatctgcaatgtgtgtgacaaatcattctcacggTCATCAGTCCTCTGcatacaccaacgcattcacacaggcGAGAAACCATTAAAATGTGAGATTTGTGACAAGGCCTTTGCACACTTATCAACATTCGTGAATCACCAACGCatccacacaggggagaaaccgttcacatgTGATATATGTGACCTATCATTCTCACGGCTATCGCACCTCCGCGtgcatcaacgcagtcacacagggaagaaaccattcacatgtgaGATGTGTGACAAATCTTTCTCACAGGTAACAAAGCTCCGCATGCACCAACGCATTcatacaggggagaaaccattcacatgtgaGGTGTGCGACAAATCATTCCCACAGTTACCAAGCCTCCGCATTCATCAGACAatccacacaggggagaaaccatttaagTGTGAGGTTTGCGATAAAGCTTTTGCAATTTCTACGAGGCTCCTAAAACACCAGATGATTCACATGGAAGAAACCATTCAGGTGTGA
- the LOC144497037 gene encoding uncharacterized protein LOC144497037 isoform X2: MDEKLFKCAVRDTVVNLSTLKNHHVDIGEKPFRCDVCDKCFSRSGNLRDHQRIHTGEKPFICNECHKSFSRSSYLLSHQRIHTGEKPYMCKVCDKSFSQLSYLLGHQRIHTGEKPFICNVCDKSFSRSSVLCIHQRIHTGEKPLKCEICDKAFAHLSTFVNHQRIHTGEKPFTCDICDLSFSRLSHLRVHQRSHTGKKPFTCEMCDKSFSQKDRTILHQRIQRG; encoded by the exons ATGGATGAGAAACTATTCAAGTGTGCAGTCCGTGACACAGTTGTTAATTTATCAACGCTCAAAAATCACCACGTGGACATAGGAGAGAAGCCGTTCAGGTGTGATGTGTGTGACAAATGTTTCTCACGGTCAGGTAACCTCCGTGATCACCAACGCatccacacaggggagaaaccattcatttgCAATGAGTGCCACAAATCATTCTCACGGTCATCGTATCTCCTttcacaccagcgcattcacacaggggagaaaccatacatGTGTAAGGTGTGTGATAAATCATTTTCACAGCTCTCGTACCTCCTTggccaccaacgcattcacactggggagaaaccattcatctgcaatgtgtgtgacaaatcattctcacggTCATCAGTCCTCTGcatacaccaacgcattcacacaggcGAGAAACCATTAAAATGTGAGATTTGTGACAAGGCCTTTGCACACTTATCAACATTCGTGAATCACCAACGCatccacacaggggagaaaccgttcacatgTGATATATGTGACCTATCATTCTCACGGCTATCGCACCTCCGCGtgcatcaacgcagtcacacagggaagaaaccattcacatgtgaGATGTGTGACAAATCTTTCTCACAG aaggATCGCACCATACTACACCAGAGAATTCAGAGAGGATAG